From Campylobacter upsaliensis, the proteins below share one genomic window:
- a CDS encoding EexN family lipoprotein: MKNVIKLGLLSAIVATLFSACSSEPKSVQYYEDPKNAKELEAKIQECDKNANSAKTNTECANAYKARYSKSLQNFQNEKLTDEEIKKYFKHRDNK, translated from the coding sequence ATGAAAAATGTTATCAAATTAGGTTTGCTTAGTGCAATTGTTGCCACTTTATTTTCTGCTTGTTCTTCAGAGCCAAAGAGTGTGCAATATTATGAAGATCCAAAAAATGCTAAAGAATTGGAAGCCAAAATACAAGAATGCGATAAAAACGCTAATTCTGCAAAAACTAATACAGAATGTGCAAATGCTTACAAGGCACGATACTCAAAATCACTTCAAAATTTTCAAAATGAAAAACTTACAGACGAAGAAATTAAAAAGTATTTTAAA